In Porites lutea chromosome 1, jaPorLute2.1, whole genome shotgun sequence, a single genomic region encodes these proteins:
- the LOC140933625 gene encoding thyrotropin-releasing hormone receptor-like has protein sequence MADVINAAIPLQMVNIMNNFIGPHLWTRASCAVFVILTYTFRIASVCTITLISGDRAILLTRPLQHHIIVTTGRARKAVIAIWLFSLFMAILPFIGVGVPGYREGYCFYQLFDFGLVYGYIIESVGILQLIVVLICFIAIKVTSGKFVKRQSTMAAAKQTGAKTHQARETAGTRQVKQMSAMMAIVVVLYYISWLPYLLINLYSMVTGQINHSLVVIIGMFSLVNALINPVLYGKMSQRYRKGYIYIFKKILSVCGGEQPDGSFFDGTRRNTSAIIFSRSRGSDYPSQVRNSVDFSRQEGAILRSKNELVTGPFARKCEVTFDVSGEQTKIKDEENHNYNDLKLVDDNNASVGSLDNSSQRMLLAREDEQLQKTDHQDTVLLNESFDSAL, from the exons ATGGCCGATGTCATAAACGCCGCTATTCCATTGCAGATGGTAAACATTATGAACAACTTTATTGGCCCGCATCTTTGGACTCGAGCATCATGCGCCGTGTTTGTAATACTCACTTATACATTCCGTATTGCCTCGGTGTGCACGATAACTCTGATATCGGGTGATAGGGCCATTCTATTGACGCGGCCGCTACAACACCATATCATTGTCACAACTGGAAGGGCTAGGAAGGCTGTCATTGCTATCtggttgttttctttgttcatgGCGATTTTGCCATTTATTGGAGTGGGGGTGCCGGGCTATCGAGAGGGATATTGCTTTTATCAGTTGTTTGATTTTGGACTGGTATACGGTTATATCATCGAGAGTGTCGGTATACTTCAGCTAATTGTTGTTTTGATTTGCTTCATTGCAATCAAAGTTACAAGCGGGAAATTTGTCAAACGACAGAGCACCATGGCCGCTGCCAAGCAAACTGGCGCCAAAACTCATCAGGCGCGGGAAACTGCGGGCACTCGACAAGTAAAGCAAATGTCAGCTATGATGGCGATTGTAGTAGTGTTGTATTACATCAGTTGGCTGCCTTATTTG TTGATAAACCTCTACAGTATGGTTACGGGACAAATTAATCACTCGCTGGTTGTCATCATCGGTATGTTCTCCCTTGTGAACGCTCTCATTAATCCAGTTTTGTACGGTAAGATGAGTCAAAGATACAGAAAAGGGTACATTTACATCttcaagaaaattttgtcagttTGTGGAGGAGAGCAGCCTGATGGCTCTTTCTTTG ACGGTACTCGACGCAATACCTCCGCAATAATATTCTCAAGATCAAGAGGTTCGGACTACCCTTCACAGGTTCGCAATAGTGTTGATTTTTCGAGACAAGAGGGAGCAATTCTGCGGAGTAAAAATGAGTTAGTTACCGGCCCTTTTGCCAGAAAATGTGAGGTGACGTTTGATGTCAGCGGCGAGCAAACGAAGATAAAAGACGAAGAAAACCACAACTACAATGACTTGAAATTAGTAGATGACAACAACGCAAGTGTAGGAAGCTTAGATAACAGTTCTCAGAGGATGTTATTAGCAAGGGAAGATGAACAACTTCAAAAGACTGATCATCAAGACACTGTCCTACTGAATGAAAGCTTTGACAGCGCACTGTag